From Salvia splendens isolate huo1 chromosome 3, SspV2, whole genome shotgun sequence, a single genomic window includes:
- the LOC121795505 gene encoding uncharacterized protein LOC121795505, translated as MEKWDNLCGTEGVYILAGWEGSSVDGRVLRDALSRRNGLPIKDGYYYLVDAGYTNGKGFLAPFRDQRYHLSEWRNGRQSTTPEEFFNMKHTSARNVIERCFGMLKMRWGIIRNSNIYPIKQQGRIIMPCFLLQSHIREHMHVDPIENVYGDDSQNEEEDSGLDGEPVTYVEPTQEWTNWRYNFANQIFNDWMQNRHVA; from the exons atggaaaaatgggacaatctttgcgggacggagggagtatatatacttGCGGGTTGGGAAGGCTCCTCGGTAGATGGTAGAGTTCTTCGAGATGCTTTAAGTAGAAGAAATGGATTGCCAATAAAGGATG gttACTACTATTTAGTTGATGCGGGCTATACGAATGGTAAAGGCTTTCTTGCCCCTTTTAGAGATCAACGATATCATCTTAGTGAATGGAGGAATGGACGTCAATCAACAACTCCAGAAGAATTTTTTAATATGAAGCACACATCTGCTAGAAATGTTATTGAGAGGTGTTTTGGAATGCTAAAGATGCGTTGGGGAATCATTAGAAATTCGAATATTTATCCAATCAAGCAACAAGGCAGAATTATTATGCCGTGTTTTCTTCTTCAAAGTCACATTAGAGAACATATGCATGTTGATCCCATTGAAAATGTCTATGGTGATGATTCTCAAAATGAAGAAGAGGATAGTGGATTAGATGGAGAGCCAGTCACATATGTTGAACCAACTCAAGAATGGACAAATTGGAGATACAATTTTGCTAACCAAATATTTAATGATTGGATGCAAAATAGACATGTTGCTTGA